The following proteins are co-located in the Polymorphospora rubra genome:
- a CDS encoding SDR family oxidoreductase, protein MVDRTLGGRVAVVAGATRGAGRGIAVELGAAGATVFVAGRSTRQAPSAMNRPETIEETAELVDRAGGRGIPVRVDFCVPEEVDALRDRIRSEADGRLDILVNDVWGGDPLVEWGKPFWEHDLDRSLTAWRNGVQSHLVSLHRLVPLLIARGGLLVEITDGDREDYYGSLFYDVVKASVRRLGKVLGEDLGKHGVTAVSLTPGFLRSEAMLEGFGVTEDTWRDAAKKDPHFAISETPHYVGRAVAALAGDEKVARWNGQVLSSWQLANEYGFTDVDGSRPDWGKYRVDVFENHRKDVDPEDYR, encoded by the coding sequence TTGGTGGACAGGACGCTGGGGGGCAGGGTCGCCGTGGTCGCGGGTGCGACGCGGGGCGCCGGTCGGGGCATCGCGGTGGAGCTGGGGGCGGCCGGTGCGACGGTGTTCGTCGCCGGTCGGTCGACCCGGCAGGCGCCGTCGGCGATGAACCGGCCGGAGACGATCGAGGAGACCGCCGAACTGGTCGACCGGGCCGGCGGGCGGGGAATCCCGGTCCGGGTCGACTTCTGCGTTCCGGAGGAGGTCGACGCGCTGCGGGACCGGATCCGGTCCGAGGCGGACGGTCGGCTGGACATCCTCGTCAACGACGTCTGGGGCGGCGACCCGCTGGTCGAGTGGGGCAAGCCGTTCTGGGAGCACGATCTCGACCGGTCCCTGACCGCCTGGCGCAACGGGGTGCAGAGCCACCTGGTGTCGTTGCACCGCCTCGTCCCCCTGCTCATCGCCCGGGGCGGACTCCTCGTCGAGATCACCGACGGCGACCGCGAGGACTATTACGGCTCGCTGTTCTACGACGTGGTCAAGGCCAGTGTCCGCCGCCTCGGCAAGGTGCTGGGCGAGGACCTCGGCAAGCACGGGGTCACCGCGGTGTCGCTGACGCCCGGGTTCCTGCGCTCCGAGGCGATGCTCGAGGGCTTCGGCGTCACCGAGGACACCTGGCGGGACGCCGCGAAGAAGGATCCGCACTTCGCCATCTCCGAAACCCCGCACTACGTCGGCCGGGCGGTGGCGGCGCTGGCCGGCGACGAGAAGGTCGCCCGGTGGAACGGGCAGGTGCTGTCGTCCTGGCAGCTCGCCAACGAGTACGGCTTCACCGACGTCGACGGGTCCCGCCCCGACTGGGGGAAGTACCGCGTCGACGTCTTCGAGAACCATCGTAAGGACGTCGATCCGGAGGACTACCGATGA
- a CDS encoding flavin reductase family protein: MTIQPALAPRELDEPLEVDPSDWSKPDVYQLITSLVVPRPIAWISTLSPAGRRNLAPYSYFSLVADHPPHVAFSSIGEKDTLRNIRATGQFVVNLADQGLLEQLDNSGAHFGPDQDEFLEVGVTPVPSVRVAPPRVREAKAHMECEVAGIHPVGNGNLVLGRVVHVHVEPSVWRNGRVDSTLMDPVLRLSRCYGRLSPEVTAEEEPAPHVFT; encoded by the coding sequence ATGACCATCCAGCCCGCGCTCGCCCCACGGGAACTGGACGAGCCCCTGGAAGTCGATCCGTCCGACTGGTCGAAGCCGGACGTCTACCAGCTCATCACCTCGCTGGTGGTGCCCCGGCCGATCGCCTGGATCTCCACGCTGTCGCCCGCCGGCCGGCGCAACCTCGCCCCGTACTCGTACTTCAGCCTGGTCGCCGACCACCCGCCGCACGTCGCGTTCAGCTCCATCGGGGAGAAGGACACGCTGCGCAACATCCGGGCCACCGGCCAGTTCGTGGTGAACCTGGCCGACCAGGGGCTGCTGGAGCAGCTCGACAACTCCGGCGCGCACTTCGGCCCCGACCAGGACGAGTTCCTCGAGGTGGGGGTGACGCCCGTACCGTCGGTCCGGGTCGCGCCGCCCCGGGTCCGCGAGGCCAAGGCGCACATGGAGTGCGAGGTCGCCGGCATCCACCCGGTCGGCAACGGCAACCTGGTGCTCGGCCGGGTGGTGCACGTACACGTGGAGCCGAGCGTGTGGCGCAACGGCCGGGTCGACAGCACGTTGATGGATCCGGTGCTGCGGCTGTCCCGCTGTTACGGCCGGCTCAGCCCCGAGGTGACGGCGGAGGAGGAGCCGGCCCCGCACGTGTTCACCTGA
- a CDS encoding cytochrome P450 — protein sequence MSSQKEIFNPLDPHTIRDPYPVYRQLRETDPVHWHEQLGAWILTRHADCLEALKNSAVFAADFRKVGIPTPGPLLSLQTLDPPDQTPLRHFAVDALRSQDLGALERNAVERAERLLDDLAGRDSIDFVSDYATPFTLGTISDLVGMPPPEKDEQWRQRNDELHRSMDAGLDPNSEEAGLTARQHFSDFVARWLATGPTEGISGYVAANSSKVDYPPNVLYNSLRAFWHAGFEVPARFLGNALTTLLANPDALEQMWSDVDTGVEELVRFSGPVHVVSRVCTEDTTLGGARLRKGDMVVIVLAAANRDPARFDRPEELVMNRAPNPHLGFGRGTHSCLGNIIARIEGRVALTAVLKRYPDLRVNGETHFWENATLRGHSSIPLSLAGAVPVAS from the coding sequence GTGAGCTCCCAGAAGGAAATCTTCAATCCGCTCGACCCGCACACGATTCGCGATCCCTACCCGGTCTACCGGCAGCTTCGCGAAACGGATCCGGTGCACTGGCACGAGCAGTTGGGCGCCTGGATCCTGACCCGGCACGCCGACTGCCTCGAGGCGCTGAAGAACTCGGCCGTCTTCGCGGCGGATTTCCGCAAGGTCGGGATTCCCACCCCGGGGCCGCTGCTGAGTCTGCAGACCCTCGACCCGCCGGACCAGACCCCGCTGCGCCACTTCGCCGTCGACGCGCTGCGCTCGCAGGACCTCGGCGCCCTGGAACGCAACGCCGTGGAGCGTGCCGAGCGGCTGCTCGACGACCTGGCCGGACGCGACAGCATCGACTTCGTCAGTGACTACGCCACCCCGTTCACCCTGGGCACCATCTCCGACCTGGTCGGGATGCCGCCGCCGGAGAAGGACGAGCAGTGGCGGCAGCGCAACGACGAGCTGCACCGCAGCATGGACGCCGGCCTCGACCCGAACAGCGAGGAGGCCGGCCTGACCGCCCGGCAGCACTTCAGCGACTTCGTCGCGCGCTGGCTGGCCACCGGCCCCACCGAGGGGATCTCCGGGTACGTCGCCGCCAACAGCTCCAAGGTGGACTACCCGCCCAACGTGCTCTACAACTCGCTGCGGGCCTTCTGGCACGCCGGCTTCGAGGTGCCGGCCCGGTTCCTGGGCAACGCGCTGACCACGTTGCTCGCCAACCCCGACGCGCTCGAACAGATGTGGTCGGACGTCGACACCGGCGTCGAGGAACTGGTCCGGTTCTCCGGACCGGTCCACGTGGTGAGCCGGGTCTGCACCGAGGACACCACGCTGGGCGGGGCCCGGCTGCGCAAGGGCGACATGGTCGTCATCGTGCTGGCGGCCGCCAACCGCGACCCGGCCCGCTTCGACCGGCCCGAGGAACTGGTGATGAACCGGGCCCCGAACCCGCACCTGGGCTTCGGCCGGGGTACCCACTCCTGCCTGGGCAACATCATCGCCCGGATCGAGGGACGGGTCGCGCTGACCGCGGTCCTCAAGCGCTACCCGGACCTGCGGGTCAACGGTGAGACGCACTTCTGGGAGAACGCCACGCTGCGCGGGCACTCCAGCATCCCGCTGAGCCTGGCCGGTGCGGTGCCGGTCGCCAGCTGA
- a CDS encoding acyl-CoA thioesterase yields MSVYVYRHLVTLDETNLVGNVYFAHYLHWQGHCRERFLVDHAPGVMAALQSGELALVTVSCAMDYYAECFGLDLVEVQMTLRDTGGNRIAMDFRFRRGDETVAVGRQTVGCLRRAEPHPVPVPVPEELVRAAAAFPS; encoded by the coding sequence ATGTCCGTCTACGTCTACCGGCACCTGGTGACCCTCGACGAGACGAACCTGGTCGGCAACGTCTACTTCGCGCACTACCTGCACTGGCAGGGCCACTGCCGGGAACGCTTCCTGGTCGACCACGCACCCGGGGTGATGGCCGCCCTGCAGTCCGGGGAGCTGGCCCTGGTCACGGTCTCCTGCGCGATGGACTACTACGCCGAGTGCTTCGGGCTCGACCTGGTGGAGGTGCAGATGACCCTGCGCGACACCGGCGGGAACCGGATCGCGATGGACTTCAGGTTTCGGCGCGGTGACGAGACGGTGGCCGTCGGCCGGCAGACGGTCGGTTGCCTGCGCCGGGCCGAGCCGCATCCGGTGCCGGTGCCGGTGCCGGAGGAACTGGTCCGGGCGGCGGCGGCGTTCCCGTCATGA
- a CDS encoding MFS transporter — translation MLCLAQFMLILDVAVVAVAMPTVQGDLGIAPGDLMWIGTAYSLTFGGFLVVAGRLADLLGARRMVLIGLAVFALGSLGCGVAVNGWTLFVSRALQGIGAAMISPAALSLVMTSFGEGAGRAKALGMWGAVSAGGGVVGQLLGGVLTDLASWRLIFLINLPFAALVVFAVLRQVAADRPGKSQGRTDLTGAGLLTGGMVLLVAAAGQAANGFGPFVAVSALAGLAVLVAFLLVERRVANPIVPLGLFSNRHVSLGNVICFASAGATMGTVFFAALVMQQVLGASALVAGLSFAPVSAVITIVALKSGAAVARFGVKAVLLVSAALNALGMILLASAPADGSFLLNVVPGLVVFGIGGGLGFAPAMFVATTGVANEQQGLASGLLSTAQQMGGVVVLAVLNLIVVRVIVANGGPESAEAAMAGYRTGFLSALVLPALVAICVLALPRQPAPPAPVSPAPAPAGSAD, via the coding sequence GTGCTCTGTCTGGCCCAGTTCATGCTCATCCTCGACGTCGCCGTGGTGGCGGTGGCGATGCCCACCGTGCAGGGCGACCTCGGCATCGCCCCCGGCGACCTGATGTGGATCGGCACCGCCTACTCGCTGACCTTCGGCGGCTTCCTGGTCGTCGCCGGACGGCTCGCCGACCTTCTCGGCGCCCGCCGGATGGTGCTGATCGGCCTCGCGGTGTTCGCCCTCGGCTCGCTCGGCTGCGGCGTCGCCGTCAACGGCTGGACGCTCTTCGTCTCCCGGGCGCTCCAGGGCATCGGCGCGGCGATGATCTCGCCGGCCGCGCTGTCGCTGGTGATGACCAGCTTCGGCGAGGGCGCCGGGCGGGCCAAGGCGCTCGGCATGTGGGGCGCCGTCTCCGCCGGCGGTGGCGTCGTCGGACAGTTGCTCGGCGGGGTCCTCACCGACCTGGCCTCGTGGCGGCTGATCTTCCTGATCAACCTGCCGTTCGCCGCGCTGGTGGTCTTCGCCGTACTGCGTCAGGTCGCCGCCGACCGCCCCGGCAAGTCCCAGGGCCGCACCGACCTGACCGGCGCCGGCCTGCTGACCGGCGGCATGGTGCTGCTCGTCGCCGCGGCCGGGCAGGCCGCCAATGGCTTCGGCCCGTTCGTCGCGGTGAGCGCGCTCGCCGGGCTCGCCGTCCTGGTCGCCTTCCTGCTCGTGGAACGCCGGGTGGCGAACCCGATCGTCCCGCTCGGCCTCTTCAGCAACCGGCACGTCAGCCTCGGCAACGTGATCTGCTTCGCCTCCGCCGGCGCCACCATGGGCACCGTGTTCTTCGCCGCCCTGGTGATGCAACAGGTGCTCGGCGCGTCCGCCCTGGTGGCCGGCCTGTCGTTCGCGCCGGTCTCGGCCGTCATCACGATCGTGGCGCTGAAGTCCGGCGCCGCCGTCGCGAGGTTCGGGGTGAAGGCCGTCCTGCTGGTGTCCGCGGCACTGAACGCGCTCGGCATGATCCTGCTGGCCAGCGCCCCCGCCGACGGCAGCTTCCTGCTGAACGTCGTACCCGGTCTGGTGGTCTTCGGCATCGGCGGTGGCCTCGGCTTCGCGCCGGCGATGTTCGTCGCGACCACCGGGGTCGCCAACGAGCAGCAGGGCCTCGCCTCCGGGCTGCTCTCCACGGCACAGCAGATGGGCGGCGTCGTCGTCCTGGCCGTGCTCAACCTGATCGTCGTACGGGTGATCGTGGCCAACGGCGGGCCGGAGTCGGCGGAGGCGGCCATGGCCGGCTATCGGACCGGCTTCCTGTCCGCGCTGGTGCTGCCCGCCCTCGTGGCGATCTGTGTGCTGGCCCTGCCCCGCCAGCCGGCACCGCCCGCGCCGGTCAGCCCGGCACCGGCGCCGGCCGGTTCCGCCGACTGA